The following is a genomic window from Hydrogenobaculum sp. Y04AAS1.
GAGCTTTTTAAAGGGTTATATCTATACGATCATTGGAATTGGGGGAAAAAGTATCCAGTGATAAGGCTTGATTTAAGCCAAACTTATCCAGATACAGAGGAAAATCTTCAAAAATCTATCAATTCTTTTTTGAGAAAAATATCAAAAGAGCATGGAATAACCTTAGAAGAAGAGATATTAGGCCTAAAATTTAAAGAGCTCATCCAAAAACTGTACGAAAAATACAATCAAAAAGTGGTGGTGCTTATAGATGAATACGATAAACCTATTCTTGATGTAATAGAAGACATAGAAAAGGCAAGGAGAAATAGAGATATACTAAAAAAGTTTTTTGAGATATTAAAGCCCTCTGACCCATATCTAAAACTTGTATTCTTAACAGGTGTATCAAGGTTTTCAAAAGTATCCATCTTTAGTGGACTGAATCAACTTCAAGATATCACTTTAAATGAAGAGTTTTCAACTGTTTGCGGATATACACAATCTGAGCTTGAAAGCGTGTTTTTCGATAGACTAAAAGATTTTGATAAAGAGAGGGTAAAAGAGTGGTACAATGGCTATAGTTGGCTTGGGGAGAGAGTTTACAATCCTTTTGATATACTCCTTCTTTTTTCAGAAAAAAGGTTTAGAGCCTTTTGGTTTGAGACAGGGACACCTACATTTCTTATTAAGATGTTTATGAAAAATAGATATTACATCCCAGAACTTGAGAATTTAGAAGTAGGAGAAGAGATTTTATCAAATCTTGATGTGGATAACATATTTCCTGAGAATCTTTTGTTTCAAGCTGGTTATCTTACAATAAAAGAGTTTATGGAAGAATACGGAACATACATACTGTCTTATCCAAACCTTGAAGTAAGAAAAAGCTTTAACAGCTCATTTTTGATATATGTATTTAAAGAACCAGTAAGTGTAAGCAAAACCGAAACAAATATAAAAAAGGCTATACTCACAAAAGATATAGACAAACTAAAAGATGCTATATACACATTTTTTGCAAGCATACCCCATGATTGGTATAGGAAAAACAATATAGACTCTTATGAGGGCTTTTATGCATCTATTGTATATACTCTTTTTAACGGAGCAGGGCTAAATGTGATAGCAGAAGACAATACCAATAAGGGTCAGATAGATCTAAGCGTCTTTAACCAGGACAGCGTTTATATAATAGAGTTTAAGGTGGTAGAAGATAAGGAAGAGGGCATTGCTTTAAAACAGATAAAAGAGAAAAGATATTATGAGAAGTACATGGGTAAGTACCAAGAAATCTATCTAATAGGTATAGAGTTTAGCAAAGAGAAGAAGAATATAGTTAGTTTTGAATGGGAGAGGGTATAATTTTTATCTCCATATCAAAGGTAGAGTTTGCTTATTAATCTTTGCTTAAAACCCCTGCGTTTTGGGCTTTTAACATAAATCAAGCTTTAAAAAAATCAAATTATGGCAATATCCTCTTAGCAAACAGAAAATGTTTTATAAGATATGGATCGGTGGCTACATCATCCACTACCACTCTTCCGTAAACAGAAGAAGCTTCTATCATCTTTCCATCTCCTATATATATACCTACATGAGACGGATAGGGAGCGTATGTGGAGAAAAACAGCAAATCTCCTGGTTTTAGATGATGTCTTACGAGTTTTCCAAGCCTTGCTTGTTCCCTGGCAGTGCGTGGTAAGTTTATACCAAGCTGTCTAAATACATCTTGAGTAAAAGCCGAACAGTCAATACCATACCTTGAATTACCACCAAACCTATAAGGTATACCAAGATATTGGAAAGCCACTTCCTTTAATCTCTCTATAAAGTTTCTATTTATATCTTTATAAGAATAAGACTTTCCGTAGGTTTTGTAAGTGTAAGAAGCGGGGCGAAATCCCCCGTTGGCGTAATCTATGTTTTGTCTTATGTAATCGCCTATAATATCGTCGTTTCTTACTCTATAAGTGGCGTTGCTGTATTCATTTATTATGCGCTTTATAGGATCTCCCAAACTTATACTTACACCAAAAGCCAATATACCAAAAGCAAGAAGCACCTTTTTCATAAAGCCTCCTCTAAAATGTTTTATCTATACTTACATAAAAAGTACGCCCTTGGGCGTATTGGGGTCCAAAAACCCCTATACCTTGGTCCCTCAGCTCGTAAACGTTGTTAAATAAGTTTACCACATATAAGTTTATCTGTGTATGTCCAAAAGCTTTTAAAAACAAATCCTTGGTTATCCCTGCGTTGGTCTGGAAGTAAGAAGGTCCATGAGTATAGTTTGGCGGATAATCCCCAGTAGCAAGCCCAGACCCATATATGTTATCGGCATAAAGGGTTAGGTCTTTATCTGCAATATATTGATATACATCATATAAAAATAAAGCTTTTAAGATTAAAAACACTTGACAAAAGGACGATAATGTGATTAAATTATTTTTAAGAAACCTTTAAAAGGAGGACAAAGCTATGAAAAAGAAACTTCTCTTGGCGATGGCAGTCTTAGGAGCTGCTGCTTGGCAAGGAGCCAATGCTATAGTTTTAAAGGCCAACGACAACGAATTTGCAAACGTAGGTCTTGAACTTCAAATCTGGGCTCAAAACGATGGAAAAGTAACCAACAACGACCAAACTTCCAACAACTTTTCCATCAACAATGCAAGGGTATACTTT
Proteins encoded in this region:
- a CDS encoding C40 family peptidase; the protein is MKKVLLAFGILAFGVSISLGDPIKRIINEYSNATYRVRNDDIIGDYIRQNIDYANGGFRPASYTYKTYGKSYSYKDINRNFIERLKEVAFQYLGIPYRFGGNSRYGIDCSAFTQDVFRQLGINLPRTAREQARLGKLVRHHLKPGDLLFFSTYAPYPSHVGIYIGDGKMIEASSVYGRVVVDDVATDPYLIKHFLFAKRILP
- a CDS encoding ATP-binding protein, whose translation is MKLLPIGIQTFRDIIEGGFYYVDKTHFIPKLTSKYYFLSRPRRFGKSLFLDTLKEAFSGNKELFKGLYLYDHWNWGKKYPVIRLDLSQTYPDTEENLQKSINSFLRKISKEHGITLEEEILGLKFKELIQKLYEKYNQKVVVLIDEYDKPILDVIEDIEKARRNRDILKKFFEILKPSDPYLKLVFLTGVSRFSKVSIFSGLNQLQDITLNEEFSTVCGYTQSELESVFFDRLKDFDKERVKEWYNGYSWLGERVYNPFDILLLFSEKRFRAFWFETGTPTFLIKMFMKNRYYIPELENLEVGEEILSNLDVDNIFPENLLFQAGYLTIKEFMEEYGTYILSYPNLEVRKSFNSSFLIYVFKEPVSVSKTETNIKKAILTKDIDKLKDAIYTFFASIPHDWYRKNNIDSYEGFYASIVYTLFNGAGLNVIAEDNTNKGQIDLSVFNQDSVYIIEFKVVEDKEEGIALKQIKEKRYYEKYMGKYQEIYLIGIEFSKEKKNIVSFEWERV
- a CDS encoding TonB-dependent receptor — its product is MFLILKALFLYDVYQYIADKDLTLYADNIYGSGLATGDYPPNYTHGPSYFQTNAGITKDLFLKAFGHTQINLYVVNLFNNVYELRDQGIGVFGPQYAQGRTFYVSIDKTF